The following DNA comes from Salegentibacter mishustinae.
TTCCGTTGCGGTGGATGTGGAAATATGGCTTCGTTATACAATAAGTTTCCCTGCTCGTCTAAACAAACCACTTTACAACCAGATTTGAAACCCGGGTCTATGGCAAGAATACGTTTGCTGCCCAATGGCGCTTCCATTAACAGTTGCTCCAGGTTAGAAGCAAAAACTGCGATCGCATCTTCATCAGCCTTTTCTTTAGCTTCACTAAGGAATTCGGTAGCAAAAGATTTCTTTAATAACCTGGTAAAGGCATCTTCAATCGAGGCCTTTAGATATTTTATTCCGGAAAAATCCGGATTTTTTATTACTGATTTTTCAATAAGCTGCAATGCTTCATTTTTATCAACTTCCATCTTCACTTTTATAATTCCGAGCTTTTCGGCACGGTGAATAGCCAGAAATCTATGCGATGGAATTCTATTTAGTGATTCTTCCCATTTTTCGAACTGCGCGAATTTTGCGGCCTCAGGATGTTCGTCCTCAGTTTTCACCCACTTTGTACTTAGTTGGGCCTTACGAGCATATAATCTCCTTAGCGAATTTCTAACATAAGTGTTCTCATTTATCCATTCAGCAATAATATGGCCTGCGCCGGTAAAAGCTTCAGCCCTGGTCTTTACTTGTTCAGAAAGAAATTGTTTGGCTGATTGCTCGATATTTTGAGCGTTTTGTGCCATTAAAATTTTGGCAAGGGGCTCTAAACCGACTTGACGAGCGGTATCGGCTTTTGTTTTTCGCTTCTTCTTATAGGGTAAATAAAGATCCTCAACTTCGGTTAAAGTTGTAGCTTTTTCAATTTTTCCAGCTAAAACATCGGTTAATGCATCCTGCTCCTTTATTGATTTAAGAACCGCAGCCTTTCGCTTTTCAAGTTCATTAAAAGTTGTAAGCAATTGCGAAATCTTTTCTACAGCAACTTCATTTAAATTTCCTGTAGCTTCTTTTCGATATCGGGAAATAAAAGGAATTGTAGCATCGGCCTCTAGAAGTGCTATAGTATTTTGTATGCTCTTGGCAGGTAATTGCGCGCGGGATTGTATATAGTCCTGTACTTTCAAATAATGGGATTTCAGATTAAGATATTCTTCGACTTAAATTTCAGCGAATATAGGGTTCAGAATTCTCAAATAATCCCTTCTTCACGTGAATGTTCTATGGCCTTATGGCTATGTTTAAAGTAACAAACGCTAACGCCAAGACTTTCAATGTTTTTTAAAATTGTTGTTATTTCAGATTTCTTCTTTTTACCAGTTTGCCTAATATAAATCGCTTTTAAGCTTTTAGGGAAAATCTTGCAGATACGCTCGTAAATATCGGCGTCCTTTTGGGAATCGTCTCCAATAAGTACATAAGGGATATTTGGGTAGAACGAAATTATATCTTTAATCTTTTCAAATTTATGATCGTGGCTTCCACGGCCGGTAAAGAGAAAATCTGAAATTCCAGTTTTAATTTTTTTTAGTTTTATTACCGCTTTTGGTAATTCGTGTATCTTAGCAAATTCATTTATAAATTCATACAAATTCCATTCGCTGCTGGAAACGTAAAAAAAGCTATTTGAAGCATGCTCTGAATCCTGGCCGGCCCTGCTTAGCTGTTTATAATGTTCAACTACATCTTCAAATATCTTACGCTTATTGATGTTTTTAGAAAGCATCACATATAGCTTTTTAAAGACGCTATTGCTGTGGGAAATTAAAAAAGTATCGTCAATATCTGAAATGATCCCATATTTAGAAGGGTGTGGCTTTAAAAATTCTCCCTTTTCTATCATTCCAAAATCTTTAATATTGCAACTCACTTCATATTCGTGCCAGCCACTTTTTAATTCTTTAGAAAATGGAATAGAAAACCTAAAATAGCCGTCGTCCAAAGTCTTAGTGGTAACCTCAATGTCTTTAAACTTTAACGTGATCTCCCTGTTTTTTAATGGACTAATGCGGAACATGTGAATAATGGCCACTGCATGTTTAAGTCCACTTCTATCCATCCTATACTTATCTGGCGCCCAGGATTTAAACAAATGACCATATACATTAAGTTCCTGGTCATTAACATAACCACGATAAAGTTTTAGATCTAATTTCAAAATTTTAGATTTTTATTGAATTTTTCTAATCCCAAAATAATTAAATTTAAGAACATTTTGAAGCTATATGGAAGAAATACAGAAGGTTTTACTTATTGTAAATCCCATTTCGGGAGGGATTAATAAAGAAAATATCATTCAAAACGTTGAGGCAGAGGTAAAAAAGATTAATGCCGAGTTAACTACTTACAAAACAACGGGTGAAAATGATCGCAAAAAAATTCAAAACCGGGTTGATG
Coding sequences within:
- a CDS encoding App1 family protein gives rise to the protein MKLDLKLYRGYVNDQELNVYGHLFKSWAPDKYRMDRSGLKHAVAIIHMFRISPLKNREITLKFKDIEVTTKTLDDGYFRFSIPFSKELKSGWHEYEVSCNIKDFGMIEKGEFLKPHPSKYGIISDIDDTFLISHSNSVFKKLYVMLSKNINKRKIFEDVVEHYKQLSRAGQDSEHASNSFFYVSSSEWNLYEFINEFAKIHELPKAVIKLKKIKTGISDFLFTGRGSHDHKFEKIKDIISFYPNIPYVLIGDDSQKDADIYERICKIFPKSLKAIYIRQTGKKKKSEITTILKNIESLGVSVCYFKHSHKAIEHSREEGII